From Acidobacteriota bacterium, one genomic window encodes:
- the pelA gene encoding pectate lyase, whose amino-acid sequence MKKAVFVNLLLFVVLAAQAAFGQKPDLTVAADGTGNFKTVQEAINKVPENNAKRFVIAIKSGTYQEQIRVPANKPYVSFIGTDAAKTILSFKISNKDAGSTSAAYATYIGGHDFYAENITFENSFGKPSPAGGQAVALLVEADRAVFKKCRFLGWQDTLYAKNGRQYYTDSYIEGTVDFIFGQAAAVFENCEIRSKGDGYLTAPMRFAATEPAGFVFNKCRLTAENTEKGVFLGRPWRDYGRTVFLNTEMGEHIKPEGWHHWQPEREKTAYFAEYKSTGKGANDAARVKWSHQLTDAEATAFSAENFLKGKDGWNPKTANDSWLEKTKPDWRLVQWGGDILKMPALWYQTDEAARIGDQLLVYQKDNGGWEKNSDHAAMLTQAEKNALLAKRADISETTIDNRTSYTQVAYLGKLITASLLKTSPPTNFPKYKESFNKGLDYLLSSQYENGGFPQFFPLKRGYYTHITFNDDAMIGVLTVLRDIGNAKDDYKFVDEGRRAKAAAAAAKALPLILKLQVEIGGKKTVWVQQYDEVTLKPAWARKFEPPCLTSSESVGIVRYLMAEKQTPEITAAIEAAIKWFESTKLTGIKWERVNGNNVVVPDKAAKPIWARFYEFETMKPIFIGRDSVIKYDVAQIEAERRNGYAWYIENPRNLIEIEYPKWKAKQAK is encoded by the coding sequence ATGAAGAAAGCAGTATTTGTAAACCTCTTATTGTTTGTTGTCCTCGCGGCACAAGCCGCTTTTGGGCAGAAGCCCGATCTTACCGTTGCCGCAGATGGAACCGGGAATTTTAAGACCGTTCAGGAAGCGATCAACAAGGTTCCGGAAAACAACGCAAAGAGGTTTGTGATCGCCATCAAATCCGGGACATATCAGGAACAGATCCGCGTTCCCGCCAACAAGCCTTACGTATCGTTTATCGGCACGGATGCAGCGAAAACGATACTTTCCTTCAAGATCTCCAACAAAGATGCCGGTTCGACATCCGCGGCGTATGCGACCTATATCGGCGGGCACGATTTTTACGCTGAGAATATTACGTTCGAAAATTCCTTCGGCAAGCCTTCGCCCGCAGGCGGCCAGGCGGTGGCGCTTTTGGTCGAAGCGGATCGTGCGGTCTTTAAGAAGTGCCGTTTCCTCGGCTGGCAGGACACGCTTTACGCAAAGAACGGCCGTCAGTATTACACAGACAGCTATATCGAGGGCACGGTCGATTTCATATTCGGCCAGGCTGCGGCGGTCTTCGAAAACTGCGAGATACGCAGTAAAGGCGACGGATATTTGACCGCGCCGATGCGTTTTGCCGCAACTGAACCTGCCGGATTCGTTTTCAATAAATGCCGTCTCACTGCCGAAAACACGGAAAAAGGCGTGTTTCTCGGCCGCCCGTGGCGTGATTATGGCCGCACGGTTTTTCTCAATACAGAAATGGGCGAGCACATCAAGCCCGAAGGCTGGCATCACTGGCAGCCGGAACGCGAAAAGACCGCATACTTCGCCGAATATAAATCGACCGGAAAAGGCGCCAACGACGCGGCACGGGTGAAATGGTCGCATCAATTGACTGACGCCGAAGCCACAGCGTTTTCAGCCGAGAACTTTCTTAAAGGCAAAGACGGATGGAATCCGAAAACGGCGAACGATTCGTGGCTGGAAAAAACAAAGCCCGATTGGCGGCTCGTTCAGTGGGGCGGCGATATTCTGAAAATGCCTGCTCTGTGGTATCAGACCGACGAGGCCGCGAGGATCGGCGATCAATTGCTCGTTTATCAGAAGGACAACGGCGGCTGGGAAAAAAATTCCGATCACGCCGCGATGCTGACGCAGGCCGAAAAGAATGCTTTACTCGCGAAACGCGCCGACATCAGCGAGACCACGATCGACAATCGGACGAGCTACACGCAGGTCGCTTATCTTGGGAAACTGATCACCGCGAGCCTCCTGAAAACGTCGCCGCCGACCAATTTTCCGAAGTACAAGGAATCATTCAACAAAGGCCTGGATTATCTCCTCTCGTCGCAGTATGAGAACGGTGGATTTCCGCAGTTCTTTCCGCTGAAAAGAGGTTACTATACGCACATTACATTCAACGACGACGCGATGATCGGCGTGCTGACCGTGCTCCGCGATATTGGCAATGCGAAGGATGATTACAAATTCGTCGACGAAGGCCGCCGCGCAAAAGCCGCCGCCGCCGCCGCCAAAGCGCTGCCGCTGATCCTCAAACTTCAGGTCGAGATCGGCGGGAAAAAGACCGTTTGGGTGCAGCAATACGACGAAGTAACGCTGAAACCGGCGTGGGCACGTAAATTCGAACCGCCGTGTCTGACGTCGAGCGAAAGCGTTGGCATCGTGCGGTACCTTATGGCCGAAAAACAAACGCCCGAGATCACGGCGGCGATCGAGGCGGCGATAAAGTGGTTCGAATCCACGAAGCTGACAGGCATCAAATGGGAACGCGTCAACGGAAATAATGTGGTCGTTCCGGACAAAGCCGCGAAGCCGATCTGGGCTAGGTTTTACGAATTTGAAACAATGAAGCCGATCTTTATCGGGCGCGATTCCGTGATCAAATACGACGTCGCACAGATCGAAGCAGAACGCCGCAACGGTTACGCCTGGTACATCGAAAACCCGCGAAATCTGATCGAGATCGAGTATCCGAAGTGGAAGGCAAAACAGGCGAAATAG
- a CDS encoding carboxypeptidase regulatory-like domain-containing protein — MAADTSNAQSSSGRITGKVAFVDGKPAAGVLVVATNQTNTDNSSTRTKPDGSYSIKVRSGAYRITVAAPFEARFDRGKAPEYGTFSNIICDESKKKCPTLENVIVDGGERKIDFTVADPSKEVPAEGPPVADKNAVPDRREVRDRWRIGFPEYDRYGDKGARGRDIPFKRGRWYNPYDQNILKGDRPIIGNDYFMILSGASTTGVELRRTPSGNNVSSANPDSNNFFGRPESFSFSETLQVSFEFFKGQTVFRPRTWAFKISPTISIPNYLNARENGIVNVDVRRGTTRTDYHVSLEEAFGEVKLFDTNDNFDAVSARVGIQSFNADFRGFLYSDNNLGARVFGGFSNNKTQFNLAWFHQLEKDTNSGLNAFEFRKQNVYIANIFRQDFLTKGYTIQAVGAYNDDRGDIHYDTNGFLVRPALVGDARQHNVQAGYIGFNGDGHIGVLNLTNSYYFAFGKDSHNPIAGKKTDIRAHMAAVEASIDKNWLRFRASAFFSSGDSNPTDNKATGFDAILDDPNFVGGQFSYWNRQGIRLVSTEVGLVQGNSLLPTLRSSKTEGQANFVNPGIFIYNAGVDAELTQTFKAIFNANYLRFHRTEPLEYVLFQPNVRHEIGYDLSLGAVYRPFLINNLTFTFGGSIFFAGKGFRDVYTDRARNCPIPNFCTGDVVNPSKPQYSLFSQMKLIF; from the coding sequence GTGGCGGCTGATACGAGTAATGCCCAGTCGTCAAGCGGTAGGATCACGGGAAAAGTTGCCTTTGTGGACGGCAAGCCCGCAGCAGGCGTCTTGGTCGTAGCTACCAATCAAACAAACACTGACAACTCTTCAACAAGAACTAAACCAGACGGAAGCTACTCCATAAAGGTTCGATCAGGTGCCTATCGTATTACGGTCGCCGCTCCGTTCGAGGCACGCTTCGATCGAGGAAAAGCACCTGAATACGGGACATTCTCAAATATCATCTGCGATGAGTCGAAGAAAAAATGCCCCACGCTTGAGAATGTGATCGTCGATGGTGGCGAGCGAAAGATCGACTTCACGGTTGCTGATCCATCCAAAGAGGTTCCTGCCGAGGGCCCGCCGGTAGCCGATAAGAATGCGGTTCCAGACCGGCGTGAGGTGCGTGATCGCTGGCGTATCGGATTTCCCGAGTACGACCGCTATGGGGACAAAGGAGCTCGCGGCCGCGATATTCCATTCAAACGCGGACGCTGGTACAACCCCTACGATCAGAACATATTAAAAGGTGATCGCCCCATCATCGGCAACGATTATTTTATGATCTTGTCCGGTGCCAGCACGACCGGAGTTGAGCTCCGCCGGACGCCGTCGGGGAATAATGTAAGTTCGGCCAATCCCGACAGTAACAATTTTTTTGGCCGACCCGAGAGCTTTTCTTTTAGCGAGACGCTTCAGGTATCGTTTGAGTTTTTCAAAGGACAGACAGTATTCAGGCCACGTACGTGGGCATTCAAGATCTCGCCGACGATCAGCATCCCTAATTATCTGAACGCCAGAGAGAACGGCATTGTAAACGTCGACGTGAGGCGAGGGACGACCAGAACTGATTATCATGTTTCTCTCGAAGAGGCCTTCGGCGAGGTCAAACTGTTCGATACTAACGATAACTTTGACGCTGTCTCAGCCCGCGTTGGAATACAGTCGTTTAACGCAGATTTCCGAGGATTTCTTTATTCCGACAATAACTTGGGAGCCAGGGTCTTCGGCGGCTTTTCAAATAACAAGACCCAATTCAATCTCGCGTGGTTCCACCAGCTTGAAAAGGACACGAACAGCGGTCTCAACGCTTTTGAGTTTCGCAAACAGAATGTTTATATAGCCAACATTTTCCGTCAGGATTTTCTGACGAAGGGCTATACCATTCAGGCGGTCGGGGCTTACAACGACGACCGCGGTGACATTCATTACGACACGAATGGTTTTCTCGTTAGGCCCGCTCTTGTTGGTGATGCGAGACAGCATAACGTGCAGGCTGGATACATCGGATTTAATGGTGATGGCCATATCGGCGTGTTAAATCTGACCAACTCTTACTACTTCGCCTTTGGAAAAGACAGCCATAATCCAATCGCGGGTAAGAAAACCGACATTAGGGCCCATATGGCGGCGGTCGAGGCTTCGATCGATAAGAACTGGCTGCGATTTCGCGCCTCTGCTTTTTTCTCGTCCGGTGACAGCAACCCAACGGATAACAAGGCAACCGGATTTGATGCAATTTTGGACGATCCCAATTTCGTTGGCGGACAGTTTTCATACTGGAATCGCCAGGGAATAAGGCTGGTGTCGACGGAGGTCGGTTTGGTGCAGGGCAATAGTCTATTGCCGACGCTCAGATCAAGCAAGACCGAGGGCCAGGCGAATTTTGTTAATCCTGGTATATTCATTTACAACGCCGGTGTCGATGCTGAATTGACGCAAACGTTCAAGGCGATCTTTAACGCGAACTACTTGCGTTTCCACAGGACTGAACCGCTCGAATACGTTTTGTTTCAGCCGAATGTGAGGCATGAGATCGGCTACGACCTGAGCCTCGGAGCAGTTTATCGTCCTTTTTTAATAAACAATCTTACCTTTACTTTCGGCGGAAGCATTTTCTTTGCCGGAAAGGGCTTCAGGGATGTTTACACCGATCGGGCGCGAAATTGCCCGATACCGAATTTTTGCACGGGCGATGTAGTTAATCCGTCAAAACCCCAATATTCACTGTTTAGTCAGATGAAACTGATCTTCTAG
- a CDS encoding glycoside hydrolase family 28 protein — translation MHNRREFIKTFAIGAAGIAIFPTMSFGQADPWKTEYPKILARIKPPTFKKKDFDILKYGAKAGGQFDCREAINKTIDACSKAGGGRVVVPAGEFLTGAIQLKSNVNLYVSKGATIKFSMDPKAYLPVVHTRWEGMELMHLSPFIYAYEQTNIGITGEGTLDGQGKSFFWKWHGNPRYGGDPAKISQKPDRDKLYDMMTRNVPLAERVFGEKHYLRPQFIQPYKCKNVLIEGVKIVDSPMWEVHPVLCENVIVRNLNISSHGPNNDGCDPESCKDVLIDNCFFDTGDDCIAIKSGRNNDGRRLNVPTENIIVRNCTMRDGHGGITVGSEISGGVRNLFAHDNKLDSPDLWTAIRVKNNASRGGKLENFYYKNNVVGQVSRAVIEIDFNYEEGAKGEYIPVMRNLQIDGLTCTSGNRVADLQGLDNAPIYDVSISNCTIGEMKNPSIVKNVRGIKLKNVKIGGKLTDSLL, via the coding sequence ATGCACAACAGACGAGAATTTATCAAAACGTTTGCGATCGGAGCGGCGGGAATTGCCATCTTTCCGACAATGTCCTTTGGACAGGCAGATCCGTGGAAGACTGAATATCCAAAGATCCTCGCTCGTATAAAACCGCCGACCTTTAAGAAGAAGGATTTCGATATCCTCAAGTACGGTGCGAAAGCAGGCGGGCAATTCGACTGCCGCGAGGCGATCAACAAGACGATCGACGCCTGTTCAAAAGCCGGCGGCGGCCGCGTCGTCGTGCCGGCGGGCGAGTTTTTAACAGGTGCGATCCAGCTGAAATCGAACGTAAATTTGTACGTTTCAAAAGGTGCGACGATTAAATTCTCGATGGACCCGAAAGCGTATCTACCGGTCGTCCACACCCGCTGGGAAGGCATGGAGCTGATGCATCTGTCGCCGTTCATCTACGCTTACGAGCAAACGAATATTGGCATCACGGGCGAAGGAACGCTTGACGGACAGGGCAAATCCTTCTTTTGGAAATGGCACGGCAACCCGCGTTACGGCGGCGACCCGGCAAAGATCAGCCAAAAACCAGACCGCGACAAACTTTACGATATGATGACGCGGAACGTGCCGTTAGCCGAACGCGTCTTTGGCGAAAAACACTATCTGCGGCCTCAGTTCATACAGCCGTATAAGTGTAAAAATGTTCTCATCGAGGGCGTGAAGATCGTCGATTCACCAATGTGGGAAGTTCATCCGGTTCTGTGCGAAAACGTCATAGTTCGAAATTTGAACATTTCGTCGCACGGCCCGAACAACGATGGCTGCGACCCGGAATCATGCAAGGACGTTCTGATCGACAATTGCTTTTTTGATACCGGCGACGATTGCATCGCTATCAAATCAGGGCGCAATAATGACGGACGCCGGCTCAATGTTCCGACCGAGAATATAATCGTCCGCAATTGTACGATGCGTGACGGCCACGGCGGAATTACGGTCGGCAGCGAGATCTCGGGCGGCGTGCGAAACCTCTTCGCTCACGATAACAAGCTCGACAGCCCCGATCTCTGGACCGCCATTCGCGTCAAAAATAATGCTTCGCGCGGCGGTAAACTCGAAAACTTTTATTATAAGAACAACGTCGTCGGCCAGGTTTCGCGAGCAGTGATCGAGATCGACTTTAATTATGAGGAGGGAGCGAAGGGCGAGTACATTCCCGTCATGCGAAACCTGCAGATCGACGGGCTGACATGCACATCCGGCAATCGTGTAGCGGATCTGCAAGGCCTCGATAATGCTCCGATATACGATGTCTCTATCAGCAATTGCACGATCGGAGAGATGAAGAATCCGAGCATCGTCAAAAACGTCAGAGGCATTAAACTGAAAAACGTAAAGATAGGTGGGAAGTTAACTGATTCGTTATTGTAA
- a CDS encoding heme-binding protein: MKTTSTLKRIKFFAGIMISLFLVASVHSQSLTVSDVQTIIAQAVSKAVVMNQKVTVSVTDKEGNLLGTFAMTGTAANTLIRSVGRAGQGLENVSIPSSAASHSKAGTAGIFSTGGNAFTTRTASFIIQEHFPSLIDNRPGGPLYGVQFSTLPCSDIAIAALPVGLSGDPGGIPLYKNGVAVGGVGVEGDGLYTVDRNPADNDQSYEETIAVYATKGFESPEPIRADNILVEGIRFPFANVSNPDNVNLISFALLPGLVTAAVRAAPPSDLVPGVLNGVNGQYSSRFPTIAGSALTVAEVQQILGNAAATASRTRAGIRQPIGSVARVTMSVVDTDGKVLGIFQQKDAPVFGLDVAVQKARTANFFARSDAGTKLTAAGFGSFVTRAAADGISLNGSIAFSDRAVGFLHRPLFPDGINSTQAGPFSSLLADWSPFNVGLQSEIIKAFFTSPPAMCRGVEFKKKEFLMAPCPCTSINEVRNGIQIFAGGIPIYRGSTLVGAIGVSGDGIDQDDLIAAGGANTFAPPETIRSDRTFVRGVRLPFLKFPARPFLDQ; this comes from the coding sequence ATGAAAACAACCTCCACGCTCAAAAGGATCAAGTTCTTTGCGGGAATCATGATCAGCCTGTTCCTTGTTGCTTCAGTCCATTCGCAGAGCCTTACCGTTTCAGACGTTCAGACGATCATTGCTCAGGCCGTTTCAAAAGCCGTGGTGATGAACCAAAAGGTAACCGTTTCGGTCACTGATAAAGAAGGAAATCTGCTCGGCACGTTTGCGATGACGGGCACGGCTGCTAACACACTCATCAGGAGCGTTGGCCGAGCAGGCCAGGGACTCGAAAATGTGTCGATACCTTCATCCGCCGCGTCGCATTCTAAGGCAGGTACTGCAGGTATATTTTCTACCGGAGGCAACGCCTTTACGACTCGGACCGCCAGTTTTATCATTCAGGAACATTTCCCGTCTCTTATCGATAATCGACCTGGCGGACCACTTTACGGAGTCCAATTTTCTACGCTGCCGTGTTCGGATATAGCAATTGCGGCTCTTCCAGTTGGTTTGTCCGGCGATCCCGGTGGAATTCCGCTGTATAAAAATGGCGTTGCGGTCGGCGGAGTCGGAGTTGAGGGGGATGGATTGTATACCGTCGATCGCAACCCGGCGGACAATGACCAGTCCTATGAAGAAACGATTGCGGTTTACGCAACGAAAGGCTTCGAATCCCCTGAGCCTATTCGTGCTGATAACATACTGGTTGAGGGCATACGGTTTCCATTCGCGAACGTTTCGAATCCTGATAATGTTAATTTGATCTCGTTTGCCTTGTTGCCGGGACTTGTAACTGCCGCAGTGAGAGCCGCTCCGCCTTCAGATTTGGTTCCTGGAGTCCTGAACGGGGTTAATGGACAGTATAGTTCAAGATTCCCAACTATAGCAGGCTCTGCCTTAACAGTTGCAGAGGTTCAGCAGATTTTGGGGAATGCGGCGGCTACGGCTAGTCGAACGCGTGCGGGGATAAGACAACCTATCGGAAGCGTTGCCAGGGTAACAATGTCAGTTGTCGATACGGATGGTAAGGTCTTGGGGATTTTCCAGCAGAAAGATGCTCCTGTTTTCGGACTGGATGTTGCGGTGCAAAAGGCTCGTACCGCCAACTTCTTTGCACGCTCCGACGCCGGCACAAAATTAACCGCGGCCGGATTCGGTTCGTTTGTCACACGTGCGGCAGCAGATGGCATCAGCCTAAACGGGTCGATCGCATTCAGCGACCGTGCCGTTGGGTTCCTTCATAGGCCATTGTTTCCAGATGGGATAAACAGCACGCAAGCGGGGCCGTTCAGCTCCTTGCTCGCCGATTGGAGTCCTTTCAATGTTGGATTGCAATCCGAGATCATAAAAGCGTTTTTCACTTCGCCTCCAGCCATGTGTCGGGGAGTCGAATTCAAGAAAAAGGAATTCCTGATGGCACCATGCCCTTGTACATCCATTAATGAGGTCCGAAACGGGATCCAGATCTTTGCGGGCGGTATACCGATCTATCGTGGATCGACCCTTGTGGGTGCGATCGGCGTCAGCGGCGATGGCATTGACCAGGACGACCTTATCGCGGCCGGCGGTGCAAATACCTTTGCCCCTCCTGAAACAATCCGGTCAGACAGAACCTTCGTTCGCGGCGTACGCCTCCCGTTTCTGAAGTTCCCGGCCCGACCTTTCCTCGATCAGTAA
- a CDS encoding TonB-dependent receptor, whose translation MKRSLNSRSSIFGAFVFALLMFVSAAMAQEFRGTITGVVTDPNGAVVPNATVVIRNVDTNISTTLATNDEGAYVAPLLNPGKYSITVSGGGFKKSFRDAVALNVGDRLSVDIQLEIGTESEQVNIVADNELIEKGSVTTGTVVTAKQIEELPLSEGAAYNLALQAPGVAYTGNPLFTGPTSNGNLAAFRTNGVGGNQITLDGSPNLGFDGSVAYTPPSDAVSQFKIQTSSFDAQNGFTAGSTVNVAVKNGTNKFHGAGSYFDRSTKLTANNFFSNKAGVERPSRHYYRYGGQVNGPIVKDKTFFMASYEKQYNRVPAPALFSVPTAKMRTGDFSELLASGILIYDPATAFRASSTCAASPTGTTICRTPFAGNIIPTARINAAAMNFLKLYPLPNLPGTTRNFFSNNTNILPYKTFLTRIDHNISDSQRIFGKAFWSTQYDDKFNFLETPDAFTRGFEYRINKGGSVGYTATLASNLIFDLRGNYNSFKQDRVPANPKSAAALGFTGIAAITNSTIVSRFNFTNYDTFGPQRSDYNEGLTRTFRELSIQPAFTHIVGDHTFRYGYDFRRLGEGRITNGNNAGNFTTTGTYTTQASSGSLITTNSSINGAGAVGRDLASYLLGITTSGTLDQGVSYDVHSNYQGWFIQDDWRVTQNLTLNLGLRYELEPAVREEFGKIVTGYNATVANPLGPAALANYNANVPLGIPATAFQNLVGGLIFADSGDAPQQKMDVNNIQPRIGASYSLNSKTVIRGGFGIFTAPFQLSGITASLVQTGFTPSTTFLASSDNGLTFTGTLNNPFPGGLNPATGSSLGLVTSIGSTLGSVGGTGPTASVLPNGRRKNGNSARAILGVQRELPGQIGFEATLVYSHGYDLPVLRQLNYVPTQYLNNLAGVTDFNTISTAISTVSTFLTTTVANPFRGLVPTNATWNGNTLARYRLITANPQFQDLVTTEYNGTSDYASLQIQAVKRYSKGLSLNATYTYAYDHEKTRRLNPQDLELSDSISTNSRPHRFTFSGIYELPFGKNRSFGSNWNGWVDGFLGGWQLQAIYERQSGEPLVLPNVYYNGDPKNLTNKLGQYDDQGRRYGVDIPAFDTAGFFLTNPTTGALTVPAFGGNYATSSQNVLRNMPYVLDNFRNQYFQKFDAGLTKNFKIREGMKLQVRVEGINVMNWVNFTGLNLTPSTGSTSTFGLVNAQRNLPRDIQLGARFTF comes from the coding sequence ATGAAAAGAAGTTTGAACAGCAGATCGAGTATTTTCGGTGCATTTGTTTTCGCATTATTGATGTTTGTGTCGGCGGCAATGGCGCAGGAATTTCGCGGTACGATCACTGGTGTAGTGACCGACCCGAATGGAGCCGTTGTGCCCAACGCTACCGTCGTCATAAGGAATGTCGATACGAATATCTCCACCACGCTGGCCACAAATGATGAGGGAGCGTATGTCGCGCCTCTTCTCAATCCGGGTAAATACTCGATCACGGTGAGCGGCGGCGGGTTCAAGAAATCGTTTCGCGACGCGGTCGCCCTGAATGTCGGCGATCGTCTATCGGTCGATATTCAACTCGAGATCGGAACCGAATCGGAGCAGGTGAACATCGTTGCCGATAACGAACTGATCGAGAAAGGATCGGTCACGACCGGAACGGTAGTTACGGCAAAGCAGATCGAAGAACTTCCGCTTTCTGAGGGTGCTGCCTACAACCTGGCCCTTCAGGCACCGGGCGTGGCTTATACGGGAAACCCTTTGTTCACCGGACCGACCTCGAACGGCAACCTCGCGGCGTTTCGTACAAATGGCGTGGGCGGTAACCAGATCACACTCGACGGCTCGCCAAATCTTGGTTTCGACGGATCGGTGGCTTACACACCGCCGTCAGATGCTGTTTCGCAGTTCAAGATCCAGACCAGCAGCTTCGACGCTCAAAATGGATTCACTGCCGGTTCAACGGTCAACGTAGCGGTCAAGAACGGCACGAACAAGTTTCACGGTGCCGGATCATATTTCGACCGCAGTACGAAATTAACGGCTAATAACTTCTTTAGCAACAAGGCCGGTGTTGAACGCCCGAGCCGTCACTATTACCGCTACGGCGGCCAGGTCAACGGGCCGATCGTTAAGGATAAGACGTTCTTCATGGCGTCGTATGAGAAGCAGTACAATCGCGTTCCCGCTCCGGCGCTTTTCAGCGTTCCGACGGCGAAGATGCGTACCGGGGATTTTTCTGAGCTTCTCGCTTCAGGCATTTTGATCTACGATCCGGCAACTGCCTTCCGCGCCAGTTCGACATGTGCGGCGAGCCCGACCGGAACGACGATCTGCCGCACTCCGTTTGCAGGCAATATCATTCCGACGGCACGTATAAATGCCGCTGCGATGAATTTCCTCAAGCTTTATCCGCTGCCGAACTTGCCTGGAACTACCAGGAACTTCTTTTCAAACAACACCAACATTCTTCCGTACAAAACATTCCTGACGCGTATCGATCACAATATCAGCGACAGTCAGCGGATCTTCGGTAAAGCGTTTTGGAGCACACAGTACGACGACAAGTTCAATTTCCTCGAAACGCCGGACGCATTCACCCGCGGATTCGAATACCGCATCAACAAAGGCGGCAGCGTCGGTTATACCGCGACTCTCGCTTCGAATCTAATATTCGACCTTCGCGGTAACTACAACAGCTTTAAGCAGGATCGTGTTCCGGCAAATCCGAAATCGGCTGCAGCACTTGGCTTTACCGGAATTGCGGCGATCACGAATTCGACGATAGTCTCGCGTTTTAATTTCACGAATTACGACACGTTCGGCCCGCAGCGTTCTGACTATAATGAAGGCCTGACGCGTACATTCAGGGAGTTGTCGATCCAGCCTGCATTTACTCATATTGTTGGCGATCACACGTTCAGATACGGTTACGATTTCCGCCGTTTGGGTGAAGGACGTATCACGAACGGAAATAATGCAGGTAACTTCACGACGACCGGAACATATACGACCCAAGCCTCGTCGGGCAGCCTGATCACGACTAACTCGTCGATCAACGGAGCTGGTGCGGTCGGCCGCGACCTTGCTTCTTACCTGCTGGGCATCACTACGAGCGGTACCCTGGATCAGGGCGTTTCGTATGACGTTCACTCCAATTATCAGGGGTGGTTCATTCAGGACGACTGGCGTGTTACGCAGAATCTGACACTGAATCTTGGTTTGAGATATGAGTTGGAACCGGCAGTCAGAGAAGAATTCGGCAAGATCGTGACCGGTTACAATGCAACCGTCGCTAACCCGCTCGGGCCGGCAGCATTGGCAAACTACAATGCAAACGTTCCTCTCGGTATTCCAGCGACAGCTTTTCAGAACCTGGTCGGCGGATTGATCTTTGCCGATAGCGGCGATGCTCCGCAGCAGAAGATGGATGTGAACAACATCCAGCCCCGCATCGGTGCTTCGTATTCCTTAAATTCTAAGACCGTCATCCGCGGCGGATTTGGAATATTCACTGCACCATTCCAGCTTTCGGGCATCACGGCTTCGCTGGTCCAGACCGGTTTCACACCGTCCACGACGTTTCTCGCGTCGAGCGACAACGGCCTGACCTTCACGGGCACGCTCAACAATCCTTTCCCGGGCGGTTTGAATCCCGCAACCGGTTCGTCGCTGGGCCTCGTTACTTCGATTGGCAGCACGCTTGGAAGCGTCGGCGGTACAGGGCCGACCGCATCGGTTCTGCCTAACGGACGCCGCAAGAACGGCAATTCCGCACGAGCTATTTTGGGTGTTCAGCGTGAACTTCCGGGTCAGATCGGTTTTGAGGCAACATTGGTCTATTCACACGGATACGACCTTCCGGTCCTGCGTCAGCTTAACTATGTGCCGACCCAGTATTTGAATAACTTGGCCGGAGTGACTGATTTCAATACGATCTCGACCGCGATCTCAACGGTTAGCACCTTCCTGACCACGACAGTTGCAAATCCGTTCCGTGGTTTGGTCCCGACCAACGCCACGTGGAATGGAAATACACTCGCCCGCTATCGTTTGATAACCGCAAATCCGCAGTTCCAGGATCTGGTAACGACGGAATATAACGGCACGAGCGATTACGCTTCGTTGCAGATTCAAGCGGTCAAGCGTTATTCGAAGGGATTATCGCTCAACGCGACCTACACCTACGCTTATGACCACGAGAAGACGCGTCGCCTGAATCCGCAGGATCTTGAATTGTCGGATTCGATCTCGACCAACAGCCGCCCGCACCGCTTTACCTTCTCAGGCATCTATGAGCTTCCGTTCGGTAAGAACCGTTCATTCGGCAGTAACTGGAATGGCTGGGTCGATGGCTTCCTGGGCGGATGGCAGCTGCAGGCGATATACGAACGGCAGAGCGGCGAACCGCTTGTTCTTCCGAATGTGTATTACAACGGTGATCCGAAGAATCTGACGAACAAGCTCGGACAGTATGACGATCAGGGCCGCCGTTACGGCGTTGATATTCCGGCGTTCGATACTGCCGGATTCTTCCTGACGAATCCGACGACAGGTGCCCTGACCGTTCCGGCATTCGGCGGTAACTATGCTACGTCGTCGCAGAACGTTCTGCGTAACATGCCGTACGTGCTGGATAATTTCCGGAATCAGTACTTCCAGAAATTTGATGCGGGCCTGACCAAGAACTTCAAGATCCGTGAGGGAATGAAGCTGCAGGTACGCGTCGAAGGCATCAACGTAATGAATTGGGTCAATTTCACAGGTTTGAATCTGACGCCTTCGACCGGCTCGACCTCGACGTTCGGCCTGGTCAACGCACAGAGAAATCTGCCGAGAGACATTCAGCTCGGTGCGAGATTTACCTTCTAA